From the Takifugu flavidus isolate HTHZ2018 chromosome 12, ASM371156v2, whole genome shotgun sequence genome, one window contains:
- the naalad2 gene encoding N-acetylated-alpha-linked acidic dipeptidase 2 isoform X1, translating into MKKDSGIIGWMAVVAALFVLGFVIGWFAKPTYFNAAGESMPSRKYLREFLDEMKPDKIREHLRKFTRLPHLAGTVENLRYAEQIRDEWQEFGLDSVEIVPYRVLLSYPNKTQPNYISIIDHHGKELFNSSLAEAIPDGYEDVSNIVAPYSAFSARGQPEGDLVYVNYGRTEDFSQLERDMGINVTGKIVIVRYGKIFRGNKVKNAMLTGAKGIIMFSDPADYCAHGVRPYPDGWNLPGGGAQRGNVLNLNGAGDPLTPGYPAKDYTYRFRPEDGVGLPNIPVHPIGYHDAIHLLKNMGGQIPPNNWKGALNVSYRVGPGFTNDFKSQKLRMNIHTYNQITQIYNVIGWIRGALEPDRYVILGGHRDAWVFGGIDPMSGAAVTHETVRSAGRMLRKGWRPRRTIIFASWDAEEFGLLGSTEWAEENAKLLQNRAVAYINADSAIEGMYTLRVDCTPSLHSLVYDLTKQISSPEDGEQEDSLYSSWHKRDNWTNDRDAPRINKLGSGSDFEAYFIRLGIAAGRARYTKNKKTERYSSYPVYHSVYETFEIVEKFYDPDFKRLRAVAQVRGGLVFLLADSQLLPLDVNQYADSLRKYTGSISQLAQRHPQELNKFKVSFDSLFSAVENFTLASRDFMERLHTINREDPLQVRTMNDQLMYLERAFIDPLGLPGRPFYRHVIFAPSSHNKYAGESFPGIYDALFNTENSPDPESAWNEVKRQISIAVFTVDAAAETLLPPA; encoded by the exons atgaaaaaggatAGTGGGATCATTGGATGGATGGCTGTTGTGGCAGCGTTGTTTGTGCTGGGCTTCGTTATTG GGTGGTTTGCAAAGCCCACCTATTTCAATGCTGCTGGAGAAAGCATGCCCTCTAGGAAGTATCTGAGGGAATTTCTGGATGAAATGAAGCCAGACAAGATCAGGGAGCATCTCAG GAAATTTACTCGACTTCCCCATCTGGCTGGTACGGTGGAGAACTTGAGATATGCTGAGCAAATCAGAGACGAGTGGCAGGAATTCGGCCTGGACTCAGTGGAAATTGTGCCCTATAGGGTTCTTTTGTCGTACCCCAACAAAACACAGCCAAACTACATCTCCATAATTGATCACCATGGAAAAGAG CTTTTTAACAGCTCCCTGGCAGAAGCCATCCCAGATGGCTATGAAGATGTTTCAAACATTGTAGCTCCATATAGTGCCTTTTCAGCAAGAGGACAACCAGAG GGGGATTTGGTATATGTCAACTATGGCCGTACTGAAGACTTTTCCCAGTTAGAGAGAGACATGGGCATCAATGTTACAGGCAAAATTGTCATTGTCCGATATGGAAAAATATTCCGAGGTAATAAG GTGAAGAACGCCATGTTGACTGGAGCAAAGGGTATCATCATGTTCTCTGACCCAGCTGATTACTGTGCCCATGGAgttcgt CCTTACCCGGATGGCTGGAACCTCCCAGGTGGGGGGGCTCAAAGAGGGAATGTTCTCAACCTAAATGGAGCAGGAGACCCCCTCACACCAGGTTACCCTGCTAAAG ATTATACCTACAGATTCAGACCTGAAGATGGAGTCGGACTTCCCAACATTCCTGTGCATCCAATTGGTTACCATGATGCAATTCACCTGCTTAA gaacatgggaggacaGATTCCACCCAACAACTGGAAAGGAGCTCTGAATGTTTCCTATAGGGTTGGTCCAGGATTCACTAATGATTTCAAAAGCCA GAAGCTGCGTATGAACATCCACACATACAATCAGATAACTCAGATCTATAATGTGATTGGATGGATAAGAGGAGCTCTGGAGCCAG aCAGGTATGTGATCCTGGGAGGGCACCGGGATGCTTGGGTATTTGGGGGAATTGATCCCATGTCTGGTGCTGCAGTGACCCATGAAACGGTCAGGAGTGCTGGCAGGATGCTGAGGAAAG gttggAGGCCTCGGCGAACCATAATATTCGCGAGTTGGGATGCAGAAGAATTTGGTCTCCTGGGTTCGACTGAGTGGGCAGAG GAGAATGCCAAGTTGCTGCAGAACAGAGCAGTGGCCTATATTAATGCAGACTCTGCTATTGAGG GTATGTACACGCTGAGGGTTGACTGTACCCCGTCTCTGCACAGTTTAGTGTATGATCTCACCAAACAG ATAAGCAGCCCAGAGGATGGCGAGCAAGAAGATTCTCTTTACAGCAGCTGGCATAAAAGGGACAATTGGACGAATGACCGTGATGCCCCCAG GATCAATAAATTGGGGTCAGGCAGTGATTTTGAGGCCTATTTTATCCGCCTGGGAATCGCAGCAGGAAGAGCCAGATACACCAAGAACAAG AAGACGGAGCGTTACAGCAGCTACCCCGTCTACCACAGTGTGTATGAAACCTTTGAGATAGTGGAGAAGTTTTATGATCCAGACTTCAAAAGGCTCCGGGCAGTAGCCCAGGTGAGAGGTGGGCTTGTCTTCCTATTGGCTGATTCCCAGCTCCTCCCACTTGATGTCAACCAATATGCAGACTCCCTCAGGAAGTACACAGGAAGCATCTCACAGCTGGCGCAGAGGCACCCCCAAGAGCTGAATAAGTTTAAAGTGTCATTTG attctttgttttctgctgtgGAGAATTTCACTTTGGCCTCCAGGGACTTCATGGAGCGGCTGCACACCATCAACAGAGAAGA TCCTCTGCAGGTACGAACCATGAATGACCAACTCATGTACCTGGAAAGAGCCTTCATAGACCCTCTGGGCTTACCTGGGAGACCCTTTTACAG GCACGTCATTTTTGCCCCCAGCAGCCATAATAAGTATGCAGGAGAGTCTTTCCCTGGGATCTATGATGCACTCTTTAACACTGAGAACTCGCCTGACCCAGAAAGTGCCTGGAATGAAGTCAAACGTCAGATAAGCATCGCCGTGTTcactgttgatgctgctgcgGAGACACTCCTGCCACCAGCCTGA
- the naalad2 gene encoding N-acetylated-alpha-linked acidic dipeptidase 2 isoform X2: MKKDSGIIGWMAVVAALFVLGFVIGWFAKPTYFNAAGESMPSRKYLREFLDEMKPDKIREHLRKFTRLPHLAGTVENLRYAEQIRDEWQEFGLDSVEIVPYRVLLSYPNKTQPNYISIIDHHGKELFNSSLAEAIPDGYEDVSNIVAPYSAFSARGQPEGDLVYVNYGRTEDFSQLERDMGINVTGKIVIVRYGKIFRGNKVKNAMLTGAKGIIMFSDPADYCAHGVRPYPDGWNLPGGGAQRGNVLNLNGAGDPLTPGYPAKDYTYRFRPEDGVGLPNIPVHPIGYHDAIHLLKNMGGQIPPNNWKGALNVSYRVGPGFTNDFKSQKLRMNIHTYNQITQIYNVIGWIRGALEPDRYVILGGHRDAWVFGGIDPMSGAAVTHETVRSAGRMLRKGWRPRRTIIFASWDAEEFGLLGSTEWAEENAKLLQNRAVAYINADSAIEGMYTLRVDCTPSLHSLVYDLTKQISSPEDGEQEDSLYSSWHKRDNWTNDRDAPRINKLGSGSDFEAYFIRLGIAAGRARYTKNKKTERYSSYPVYHSVYETFEIVEKFYDPDFKRLRAVAQVRDSLRKYTGSISQLAQRHPQELNKFKVSFDSLFSAVENFTLASRDFMERLHTINREDPLQVRTMNDQLMYLERAFIDPLGLPGRPFYRHVIFAPSSHNKYAGESFPGIYDALFNTENSPDPESAWNEVKRQISIAVFTVDAAAETLLPPA; the protein is encoded by the exons atgaaaaaggatAGTGGGATCATTGGATGGATGGCTGTTGTGGCAGCGTTGTTTGTGCTGGGCTTCGTTATTG GGTGGTTTGCAAAGCCCACCTATTTCAATGCTGCTGGAGAAAGCATGCCCTCTAGGAAGTATCTGAGGGAATTTCTGGATGAAATGAAGCCAGACAAGATCAGGGAGCATCTCAG GAAATTTACTCGACTTCCCCATCTGGCTGGTACGGTGGAGAACTTGAGATATGCTGAGCAAATCAGAGACGAGTGGCAGGAATTCGGCCTGGACTCAGTGGAAATTGTGCCCTATAGGGTTCTTTTGTCGTACCCCAACAAAACACAGCCAAACTACATCTCCATAATTGATCACCATGGAAAAGAG CTTTTTAACAGCTCCCTGGCAGAAGCCATCCCAGATGGCTATGAAGATGTTTCAAACATTGTAGCTCCATATAGTGCCTTTTCAGCAAGAGGACAACCAGAG GGGGATTTGGTATATGTCAACTATGGCCGTACTGAAGACTTTTCCCAGTTAGAGAGAGACATGGGCATCAATGTTACAGGCAAAATTGTCATTGTCCGATATGGAAAAATATTCCGAGGTAATAAG GTGAAGAACGCCATGTTGACTGGAGCAAAGGGTATCATCATGTTCTCTGACCCAGCTGATTACTGTGCCCATGGAgttcgt CCTTACCCGGATGGCTGGAACCTCCCAGGTGGGGGGGCTCAAAGAGGGAATGTTCTCAACCTAAATGGAGCAGGAGACCCCCTCACACCAGGTTACCCTGCTAAAG ATTATACCTACAGATTCAGACCTGAAGATGGAGTCGGACTTCCCAACATTCCTGTGCATCCAATTGGTTACCATGATGCAATTCACCTGCTTAA gaacatgggaggacaGATTCCACCCAACAACTGGAAAGGAGCTCTGAATGTTTCCTATAGGGTTGGTCCAGGATTCACTAATGATTTCAAAAGCCA GAAGCTGCGTATGAACATCCACACATACAATCAGATAACTCAGATCTATAATGTGATTGGATGGATAAGAGGAGCTCTGGAGCCAG aCAGGTATGTGATCCTGGGAGGGCACCGGGATGCTTGGGTATTTGGGGGAATTGATCCCATGTCTGGTGCTGCAGTGACCCATGAAACGGTCAGGAGTGCTGGCAGGATGCTGAGGAAAG gttggAGGCCTCGGCGAACCATAATATTCGCGAGTTGGGATGCAGAAGAATTTGGTCTCCTGGGTTCGACTGAGTGGGCAGAG GAGAATGCCAAGTTGCTGCAGAACAGAGCAGTGGCCTATATTAATGCAGACTCTGCTATTGAGG GTATGTACACGCTGAGGGTTGACTGTACCCCGTCTCTGCACAGTTTAGTGTATGATCTCACCAAACAG ATAAGCAGCCCAGAGGATGGCGAGCAAGAAGATTCTCTTTACAGCAGCTGGCATAAAAGGGACAATTGGACGAATGACCGTGATGCCCCCAG GATCAATAAATTGGGGTCAGGCAGTGATTTTGAGGCCTATTTTATCCGCCTGGGAATCGCAGCAGGAAGAGCCAGATACACCAAGAACAAG AAGACGGAGCGTTACAGCAGCTACCCCGTCTACCACAGTGTGTATGAAACCTTTGAGATAGTGGAGAAGTTTTATGATCCAGACTTCAAAAGGCTCCGGGCAGTAGCCCAGGTGAGAG ACTCCCTCAGGAAGTACACAGGAAGCATCTCACAGCTGGCGCAGAGGCACCCCCAAGAGCTGAATAAGTTTAAAGTGTCATTTG attctttgttttctgctgtgGAGAATTTCACTTTGGCCTCCAGGGACTTCATGGAGCGGCTGCACACCATCAACAGAGAAGA TCCTCTGCAGGTACGAACCATGAATGACCAACTCATGTACCTGGAAAGAGCCTTCATAGACCCTCTGGGCTTACCTGGGAGACCCTTTTACAG GCACGTCATTTTTGCCCCCAGCAGCCATAATAAGTATGCAGGAGAGTCTTTCCCTGGGATCTATGATGCACTCTTTAACACTGAGAACTCGCCTGACCCAGAAAGTGCCTGGAATGAAGTCAAACGTCAGATAAGCATCGCCGTGTTcactgttgatgctgctgcgGAGACACTCCTGCCACCAGCCTGA
- the naalad2 gene encoding N-acetylated-alpha-linked acidic dipeptidase 2 isoform X3, protein MPSRKYLREFLDEMKPDKIREHLRKFTRLPHLAGTVENLRYAEQIRDEWQEFGLDSVEIVPYRVLLSYPNKTQPNYISIIDHHGKELFNSSLAEAIPDGYEDVSNIVAPYSAFSARGQPEGDLVYVNYGRTEDFSQLERDMGINVTGKIVIVRYGKIFRGNKVKNAMLTGAKGIIMFSDPADYCAHGVRPYPDGWNLPGGGAQRGNVLNLNGAGDPLTPGYPAKDYTYRFRPEDGVGLPNIPVHPIGYHDAIHLLKNMGGQIPPNNWKGALNVSYRVGPGFTNDFKSQKLRMNIHTYNQITQIYNVIGWIRGALEPDRYVILGGHRDAWVFGGIDPMSGAAVTHETVRSAGRMLRKGWRPRRTIIFASWDAEEFGLLGSTEWAEENAKLLQNRAVAYINADSAIEGMYTLRVDCTPSLHSLVYDLTKQISSPEDGEQEDSLYSSWHKRDNWTNDRDAPRINKLGSGSDFEAYFIRLGIAAGRARYTKNKKTERYSSYPVYHSVYETFEIVEKFYDPDFKRLRAVAQVRGGLVFLLADSQLLPLDVNQYADSLRKYTGSISQLAQRHPQELNKFKVSFDSLFSAVENFTLASRDFMERLHTINREDPLQVRTMNDQLMYLERAFIDPLGLPGRPFYRHVIFAPSSHNKYAGESFPGIYDALFNTENSPDPESAWNEVKRQISIAVFTVDAAAETLLPPA, encoded by the exons ATGCCCTCTAGGAAGTATCTGAGGGAATTTCTGGATGAAATGAAGCCAGACAAGATCAGGGAGCATCTCAG GAAATTTACTCGACTTCCCCATCTGGCTGGTACGGTGGAGAACTTGAGATATGCTGAGCAAATCAGAGACGAGTGGCAGGAATTCGGCCTGGACTCAGTGGAAATTGTGCCCTATAGGGTTCTTTTGTCGTACCCCAACAAAACACAGCCAAACTACATCTCCATAATTGATCACCATGGAAAAGAG CTTTTTAACAGCTCCCTGGCAGAAGCCATCCCAGATGGCTATGAAGATGTTTCAAACATTGTAGCTCCATATAGTGCCTTTTCAGCAAGAGGACAACCAGAG GGGGATTTGGTATATGTCAACTATGGCCGTACTGAAGACTTTTCCCAGTTAGAGAGAGACATGGGCATCAATGTTACAGGCAAAATTGTCATTGTCCGATATGGAAAAATATTCCGAGGTAATAAG GTGAAGAACGCCATGTTGACTGGAGCAAAGGGTATCATCATGTTCTCTGACCCAGCTGATTACTGTGCCCATGGAgttcgt CCTTACCCGGATGGCTGGAACCTCCCAGGTGGGGGGGCTCAAAGAGGGAATGTTCTCAACCTAAATGGAGCAGGAGACCCCCTCACACCAGGTTACCCTGCTAAAG ATTATACCTACAGATTCAGACCTGAAGATGGAGTCGGACTTCCCAACATTCCTGTGCATCCAATTGGTTACCATGATGCAATTCACCTGCTTAA gaacatgggaggacaGATTCCACCCAACAACTGGAAAGGAGCTCTGAATGTTTCCTATAGGGTTGGTCCAGGATTCACTAATGATTTCAAAAGCCA GAAGCTGCGTATGAACATCCACACATACAATCAGATAACTCAGATCTATAATGTGATTGGATGGATAAGAGGAGCTCTGGAGCCAG aCAGGTATGTGATCCTGGGAGGGCACCGGGATGCTTGGGTATTTGGGGGAATTGATCCCATGTCTGGTGCTGCAGTGACCCATGAAACGGTCAGGAGTGCTGGCAGGATGCTGAGGAAAG gttggAGGCCTCGGCGAACCATAATATTCGCGAGTTGGGATGCAGAAGAATTTGGTCTCCTGGGTTCGACTGAGTGGGCAGAG GAGAATGCCAAGTTGCTGCAGAACAGAGCAGTGGCCTATATTAATGCAGACTCTGCTATTGAGG GTATGTACACGCTGAGGGTTGACTGTACCCCGTCTCTGCACAGTTTAGTGTATGATCTCACCAAACAG ATAAGCAGCCCAGAGGATGGCGAGCAAGAAGATTCTCTTTACAGCAGCTGGCATAAAAGGGACAATTGGACGAATGACCGTGATGCCCCCAG GATCAATAAATTGGGGTCAGGCAGTGATTTTGAGGCCTATTTTATCCGCCTGGGAATCGCAGCAGGAAGAGCCAGATACACCAAGAACAAG AAGACGGAGCGTTACAGCAGCTACCCCGTCTACCACAGTGTGTATGAAACCTTTGAGATAGTGGAGAAGTTTTATGATCCAGACTTCAAAAGGCTCCGGGCAGTAGCCCAGGTGAGAGGTGGGCTTGTCTTCCTATTGGCTGATTCCCAGCTCCTCCCACTTGATGTCAACCAATATGCAGACTCCCTCAGGAAGTACACAGGAAGCATCTCACAGCTGGCGCAGAGGCACCCCCAAGAGCTGAATAAGTTTAAAGTGTCATTTG attctttgttttctgctgtgGAGAATTTCACTTTGGCCTCCAGGGACTTCATGGAGCGGCTGCACACCATCAACAGAGAAGA TCCTCTGCAGGTACGAACCATGAATGACCAACTCATGTACCTGGAAAGAGCCTTCATAGACCCTCTGGGCTTACCTGGGAGACCCTTTTACAG GCACGTCATTTTTGCCCCCAGCAGCCATAATAAGTATGCAGGAGAGTCTTTCCCTGGGATCTATGATGCACTCTTTAACACTGAGAACTCGCCTGACCCAGAAAGTGCCTGGAATGAAGTCAAACGTCAGATAAGCATCGCCGTGTTcactgttgatgctgctgcgGAGACACTCCTGCCACCAGCCTGA